The Parambassis ranga chromosome 14, fParRan2.1, whole genome shotgun sequence genome includes a window with the following:
- the foxred1 gene encoding FAD-dependent oxidoreductase domain-containing protein 1, translating into MTAWRWLHVKVRAAGGLLTSRGLRHGHTRLNGPLMLCQNLSTARPLRNDFFKDLEAQLAAMRRKAAEALPGSSWSPVKHHSNLPPERTDIVIVGGGVVGWSIAYWLKQKELIRGGVQVLVVEKDPTYSQASTVLSAGGIRQQFSLPENIHLSLASADFMRNINEHLGVLDEDPVDLQFNQSGYLFLASEEVAHIMEENYSTQRYAGAKVSLFSPTQLKERFPWINTEGVALASYGLENEGWFDPWTLLNAFKRKALSMGVIQCCGEVTNFRYTTNVVTATDGEQLDMSRIKSVRVQMPNSLEYQPVECAIVVNAAGAFSGKLAEMLGIGLGPKNSMKGIPVPVEPRKRYVFVVHCPDGPGLDTPFLIDYSGVYCRREGLGGNYIAGASPEEAEEPDTSNLEVDYQFFEDKVWPALAHRVPAFEKLKVTSAWAGFYDYNTFDQNGIIGVHPLINNMYFATGFSGHGLQHSPAVGRALAELILEGNFKTVDLSNFSFRRILAQEPVLERNIV; encoded by the exons ATGACAGCGTGGCGGTGGCTGCATGTGAAGGTGCGGGCAGCTGGTGGATTACTGACCTCCAGAGGGCtgagacatggacacacacggCTGAATGGACCCTTAATGTTGTGTCAGAACCTGAGTACAGCCCGACCTCTCCGGAATGACTTCTTCAAAG ACCTGGAAGCCCAGCTGGCAGCCATGAGAAGAAAGGCTGCGGAGGCTCTTCCAGGGAGCAGCTGGAGTCCTGTGAAGCACCACTCCAACCTTCCTCCAGAAAGGACTGACATTGTGATTGTTGGAGGAGGTGTGGTGGGCTGGTCCATCGCCTACTGGCTGAAACAGAAGGAGCTGATTAGAGGAGGGGTACAAGTCCTTGTAGTGGAGAAGGACCCGACG tacTCCCAGGCCTCCACTGTGCTCTCTGCAGGCGGGATCCGACAGCAGTTCTCCCTGCCTGAGAACATCCACCTCTCCCTGGCCTCTGCAGACTTCATGAGGAACATAAAT GAGCATCTGGGCGTGTTGGATGAAGACCCAGTGGACCTGCAGTTCAACCAATCAGGATACCTCTTCCTGGCCAGTGAGGAGGTGGCTCACATCATGGAGGAGAACTACAGCACACAGAG gtaTGCAGGAGCCAAAGTTTCCCTTTTCTCCCCGACACAACTGAAGGAGAGATTTCCATGGATAAACACAGAGGGCGTGGCGCTGGCATCATACG GTCTGGAGAACGAGGGCTGGTTCGACCCCTGGACTCTGCTGAACGCCTTTAAGAGGAAGGCCCTCTCCATGGGAGTCATTCAGTGCTGTGGAGAAGTTACAA ATTTTCGATATACCACAAATGTGGTGACAGCGACTGATGGGGAGCAGCTAGATATGAGCAGGATCAAATCTGTCAGA GTGCAGATGCCCAACAGCCTGGAGTACCAGCCGGTGGAATGTGCCATTGTGGTGAATGCAGCAGGAGCCTTTTCTGGTAAACTGGCTGAGATGCTGGGAATTGGCCTGGGCCCCAAAAACTCCATGAAGGGCATTCCAGTTCCTGTTGAGCCTCGGAAAAG GTATGTTTTTGTGGTCCACTGTCCTGATGGCCCAGGCCTAGACACTCCCTTCTTGATCGATTACTCAGGAGTTTACTGTAGAAGAGAGGGGCTGGGAGGGAACTACATCGCCGGGGCGTCACCAGAGGAG GCAGAGGAGCCAGATACCAGTAACCTAGAGGTGGACTATCAGTTTTTTGAGGACAAGGTTTGGCCTGCGTTGGCCCATCGAGTTCCTGCTTTTGAGAAACTTAAG GTGACCAGCGCGTGGGCGGGTTTCTACGACTACAACACCTTCGACCAGAACGGCATCATCGGCGTGCACCCCCTGATCAACAACATGTACTTTGCCACAGGGTTTAGCGGTCACGGCCTGCAGCACTCCCCCGCTGTGGGGCGTGCGCTGGCGGAGCTGATCCTGGAGGGAAACTTTAAAACCGTGGACCTGAGCAACTTCAGCTTCAGACGGATTCTGGCACAGGAACCGGTGCTGGAGAGGAACATTGTGTAG